A DNA window from Phaenicophaeus curvirostris isolate KB17595 chromosome 11, BPBGC_Pcur_1.0, whole genome shotgun sequence contains the following coding sequences:
- the TSEN2 gene encoding tRNA-splicing endonuclease subunit Sen2 isoform X2: MAEAVFHPPRRKRRVFESYESPFPVDVGGKDFRICQAEIINNNVIVRNPEDIEQLYNKGYFGKGILSRSRPLYSISDPSLVAKWQGANINMPIITSKKYQYHVQWAKSILQEQGLDDSSVTKILENITKPLELPVLEEDGAEQTSNSYNKMVPDTENTELSRPSSADSGSVVALSPENQNGGQKKARLEGDPAFDPVPVGGSKEQEQGNLKEKAETSCQKHGFLVHGSCKSKEGAKQRSREMTMSKECAPEFVLVQEEEEDSSCVEDGSAEAQRNLVKKEKLVCRRNPFRIFEYLQLSLEEAFFLVYALGCLSIYYGEEPLTILKLWEFFSEVKPDFKTTYMAYHYFRSSANSSARDEFSHGREGFATWSWQKTPLARAG; the protein is encoded by the exons ATGGCTGAAGCAGTTTTTCATCCCccgagaaggaaaagaagggttTTTGAGTCGTATGAGTCTCCCTTTCCTGTGGATGTAGGTGGGAAGGATTTCAGAATATGCCAAGCCGAAATCATTAACAACAATGTCATTGTGAGGAACcctgaagacattgaacagctTTATAACAAG GgctattttggaaaaggtaTCCTTTCGAGAAGCCGGCCACTGTATAGCATTTCGGATCCTTCACTGGTTGCTAAGTGGCAAG GTGCTAATATAAACATGCCTATAATTACATCTAAAAA GTACCAGTACCATGTTCAGTGGGCTAAAAGTATTTTGCAAGAGCAAGGATTGGATGACAGCTCAGTTACCAAAATTCTTGAAAATATCACGAAGCCTCTTGAGCTGCCAGTCTTGGAAGAGGATGGAGCTGAACAAACCAGTAATAGCTACAACAAAATGGTCCcagatacagaaaatacagaacttTCCAGGCCATCTTCTGCAGATAGTGGAAGTGTAGTAGCCCTCAGCCCTGAGAATCAGAATGGAGGCCAAAAGAAAGCCCGACTGGAAGGAGATCCAGCATTCGATCCTGTGCCTGTAGGTGGCTCTAAAGAACAGGAACAAGGTAACTtgaaagaaaaggctgaaacATCCTGCCAGAAGCATGGTTTTCTCGTGCATGGCAGCTGCAAGTCTAAGGAGGGTGCCAAGCAAAGATCTCGTGAGATGACTATGTCAAAAGAATGTGCTCCAGAGTTTGTATTGGtgcaagaggaagaagaagataGCTCATGTGTTGAAGATGGCTCTGCTGAGGCACAAAGAAAT CTTGTCAAGAAGGAAAAGCTAGTATGCAGAAGAAATCCATTTAGGATTTTTGAGTACTTACAGCTCAGCTTGGAAGAG gctttcttTTTGGTGTACGCTCTAGGATGTTTAAGTATTTATTATGGTGAG GAGCCCTTAACTATTTTGAAGCTGTGGGAATTCTTCAGTGAAGTGAAGCCCGATTTTAAAACGACTTACATGGCATATCACTACTTCCGCA GCAGTGCAAACTCCAGTGCCAGGGATGAGTTCAGTCACGGGAGAGAAGGCTTTGCTACTTGGAGCTGGCAAAAGACCCCTTTGGCTAGAGCAGGTTAG